The following are from one region of the Anaeropeptidivorans aminofermentans genome:
- a CDS encoding superoxide dismutase family protein, with protein sequence MLRRWQNPFIRAAEMPSGNHLRYLFNSRPVARARLEGGSSYPNVRGTVYFYELEGNVYVYMEVFGLPHRNNVCSSGMFPCHIHSGDSCNQIALDPFAGAGSHYNPHGCATYNAGDLPVLIESSGLAFSIFLTDRFTVNEVVGRVIIIHRPEDFLPFEGEVDSPEKIACGKIEWI encoded by the coding sequence ATGTTAAGACGATGGCAAAATCCCTTTATCAGAGCGGCTGAAATGCCCAGCGGCAATCATTTACGGTACCTATTTAACAGCAGGCCCGTTGCAAGAGCAAGACTAGAAGGAGGAAGTTCCTATCCTAACGTAAGAGGAACTGTCTATTTTTATGAATTAGAAGGAAATGTTTATGTATACATGGAGGTTTTCGGTCTGCCTCACAGAAATAACGTGTGTTCTTCCGGAATGTTCCCCTGCCATATCCATTCGGGAGATTCTTGCAATCAAATAGCCCTTGACCCGTTTGCAGGGGCCGGATCACATTATAATCCCCATGGATGCGCTACTTACAACGCCGGCGATCTTCCGGTTCTTATAGAATCATCGGGATTGGCATTTTCTATTTTTCTTACAGACAGGTTTACAGTTAATGAAGTAGTTGGCAGAGTAATCATCATCCATAGGCCGGAAGATTTTTTACCCTTTGAAGGTGAGGTAGATTCTCCGGAAAAAATTGCCTGCGGCAAAATAGAATGGATTTAA
- a CDS encoding helix-turn-helix transcriptional regulator has translation MKANRLIEIIFILTERKRVTAKELADRFNVSPRTIYRDIDALSSANIPVYTEKGSGGGIFILPNYIFNKAVLSEDEQNNILMGLQSLKAAGFPNSEAVIKKISSIFNKDNYDWIEVDFSSWGNASKQDKKFNTLKEALIEKKLVSFEYFNSSGIKSKKKVEPVKLIFKYSSWYLQAYCAEKEDLRIYKITRMINVEKLREPFEVFHEPAPLKLFWPDNPAKLVEAELIFKGELAYSVYDNFSPDNIKFLDDGRILVKEAVPSEEWFYNMLLSYGDNVEVVGNSEVLKEFLKRLKSIQEKYNLKIDEVP, from the coding sequence ATGAAAGCAAACAGGCTAATTGAAATTATTTTTATTCTTACAGAAAGAAAAAGAGTTACTGCCAAGGAACTGGCAGATCGGTTTAATGTTTCACCCAGGACCATATATAGAGATATCGACGCCCTTTCTTCAGCTAATATTCCCGTATACACGGAAAAAGGCTCAGGGGGCGGTATCTTTATTTTACCTAATTATATATTTAATAAGGCCGTGTTGTCGGAGGATGAGCAAAATAACATACTAATGGGCCTCCAAAGCCTTAAGGCTGCCGGTTTCCCTAATTCTGAGGCTGTAATAAAAAAAATAAGCTCAATATTCAATAAAGATAATTATGATTGGATTGAGGTAGATTTTTCTTCATGGGGCAATGCCTCCAAGCAGGATAAAAAATTTAATACTTTAAAAGAAGCTCTTATAGAAAAAAAGCTTGTATCCTTTGAATATTTCAATTCCAGCGGAATAAAAAGCAAAAAGAAGGTAGAACCTGTTAAATTGATATTCAAATACAGCTCATGGTATCTTCAAGCCTATTGCGCAGAAAAGGAAGACCTTAGAATATATAAAATCACAAGAATGATTAATGTAGAAAAGCTTAGAGAGCCTTTTGAAGTGTTTCATGAACCTGCCCCGCTTAAGCTCTTTTGGCCGGACAATCCTGCTAAACTTGTGGAGGCTGAGCTTATTTTTAAAGGTGAGCTGGCTTATTCTGTTTATGATAATTTCAGCCCCGATAATATAAAGTTTTTAGACGATGGCCGTATCCTTGTGAAGGAAGCAGTTCCTTCGGAAGAATGGTTTTATAATATGCTTTTATCCTATGGAGATAATGTGGAAGTAGTCGGAAATTCCGAGGTTTTAAAAGAATTTTTAAAAAGACTTAAAAGCATACAAGAAAAGTACAATTTAAAAATAGACGAGGTTCCATAA
- a CDS encoding GtrA family protein, translated as MEKIYSLIKKLLDMEIIRYIIFGGMTTLLSLGSFNLFLMVFSGLGQNTSIFIANTLSTILAVLFAFFTNKIWVFHSKSISFKETLEELFKFSLGRLFTYGVDMALILALVNFMHVEPFFSKIITQIVIIILNYIISKKAVFK; from the coding sequence ATGGAAAAAATATATAGCCTGATTAAAAAGCTTCTTGATATGGAAATAATTCGATATATTATATTCGGAGGCATGACAACCCTTTTAAGCCTTGGAAGCTTTAATCTTTTCCTTATGGTTTTTTCCGGCCTTGGGCAAAACACAAGTATTTTTATAGCAAATACCCTTTCCACCATACTTGCTGTACTTTTTGCTTTCTTTACAAATAAGATATGGGTTTTTCATTCGAAAAGCATATCCTTTAAAGAAACCCTTGAAGAGCTTTTTAAATTCAGCCTTGGCAGACTCTTTACCTACGGAGTGGATATGGCACTTATTTTAGCCCTCGTAAATTTTATGCATGTTGAGCCGTTTTTTAGCAAAATTATAACACAAATTGTGATTATTATTTTAAATTATATTATAAGTAAAAAAGCTGTATTTAAATAG
- a CDS encoding glycosyltransferase family 2 protein, which yields MKVVYSIVIPAYNEEEVITASYKELKKVMDSTNESYELIFVNDGSKDKTLKILSEISISDPNVKVIDFSRNFGHQIAITAGMDNASGDAIVFIDADLQDPPEIILEMIEKWKEGYEVVYGKRKKRDGETFFKKFTASTYYRILKSITKVDIPVDTGDFRLIDRKVCEAMKGIKEKNRYMRGLVSWVGYKQTAVLYDRHERFAGETKYPLKKMVKLALDGIISFSSAPLKLATFIGAMALGGSFIYLAVIILLDILNGSPDFIHYGLFFVIFLQAAILISLGFFGEYIGRIYDEARDRPLYLISQIIQNKDENADGKNI from the coding sequence ATGAAAGTCGTTTATTCAATCGTTATTCCAGCATATAACGAAGAAGAGGTCATTACTGCCTCTTATAAAGAGCTTAAAAAAGTTATGGATTCAACCAATGAAAGCTATGAGCTTATTTTCGTAAATGACGGCAGCAAGGATAAGACCCTCAAAATTCTCTCTGAAATCAGTATTTCAGACCCTAATGTGAAAGTAATTGATTTTTCCAGAAACTTCGGTCATCAAATTGCTATAACCGCAGGAATGGATAATGCTTCAGGCGACGCCATTGTGTTTATAGACGCCGACCTTCAAGACCCTCCTGAAATTATCTTGGAGATGATAGAAAAATGGAAGGAAGGGTATGAAGTCGTATATGGAAAGCGTAAAAAAAGAGACGGCGAAACCTTCTTTAAGAAATTTACGGCAAGTACCTATTATAGAATCCTTAAATCCATAACAAAGGTTGACATCCCCGTAGATACGGGAGATTTCAGGCTTATAGACAGAAAAGTCTGTGAGGCTATGAAGGGCATAAAAGAGAAAAACCGTTATATGAGAGGGCTTGTATCATGGGTAGGATATAAGCAGACAGCAGTTTTATACGACCGCCACGAGCGTTTTGCCGGGGAAACCAAATATCCTCTTAAAAAAATGGTTAAGCTTGCCCTAGACGGCATTATATCCTTTTCATCGGCGCCTCTTAAACTTGCAACTTTTATAGGAGCAATGGCTTTAGGCGGAAGCTTCATATATTTAGCGGTAATAATACTATTGGATATATTAAATGGCTCTCCGGATTTTATTCACTATGGGCTTTTCTTTGTTATATTTCTTCAGGCGGCTATTTTGATATCATTGGGCTTTTTCGGTGAATATATCGGCAGAATTTATGATGAAGCAAGAGATAGGCCCCTTTATTTAATCTCTCAAATAATTCAGAATAAGGACGAAAACGCAGATGGAAAAAATATATAG
- a CDS encoding phospholipid carrier-dependent glycosyltransferase — protein MGLIHFLAAIAAFSVIILYICDFKWEMRLINSVFLLVFIGLSLRILSAFITEGYPGDIQCFKDWSKMLSEDGFSSFYSSDAFTDYPPGYMYVLFILGKAKDFFRIETDAAFTLLIKMPAILFDILTSVFIYKISEKRMDKKTAWLIGLIYAVNPAVILDSSVWGQVDSVYSFFLILSIYYLASDKIIRSFGLFAIALIVKPQSLIMSPVYIFYVYNYIRKNGFKKESITNIIDGITVGLFVIVGGILPFTKALDATDVIVQYINTLKSYPYASLNAFNLYAVFGGNWASINDIFILMPYSLWSIIFIVLITIGSIGLLKRNSSKGNYFFVGALLFISTFMFSVKVHERYLFTAIPFMLMAYVYNKDKRIFLLYLSLSLSFFINVSDVLYMTLKGLEQEFLEAPMMIIGFLNLFIIGFMAYTAFFSFSASPSLERYGILKGRKEDYTFFKIKKTRAFAPLGKKDYIYMGILMFLYSVIAFYNLGNTYAPETLFKLEKEEKVVIELESDQYIESLQYFVGLKPDKEFKIFVSEDYINWEEAASLETKGVFSWKDAAIEREAKYVALEASEKDCSFFEIALRGEGHKLIPISSKDAPELVDEQGMVPEVSTYKNSTYFDEIYHARTAYEIINGIKIYENTHPPLGKAIISVGILLFGMNPFGWRFMGTLCGVLMVPFIYLFARNIFKSSKWAFFTAFIFTFDFMHFAQTRIATIDSYTCIFIMGMYYFMYQYYTMSFYDTKLSKTMLPLFLSGVFTGLAISVKWQGVYALAGIAVIFFITIYDRFREYKYAKEYGIETIEKAFFPNTIKTFAACVVFFIVVPVIIYLLSYLSYFNTPGYSGIKDILKNQMDMFSYHSELVSTHPYASPWWQWPVMIRPIFYFSKTLPDGLKMGISSFGNPALWWTGIIALFYTIYLWSVKKNKNALFIMISYGSQFLPWVLISRTTYIYHYFPSVIFVAMMITYMFKDIINRKDKRFTHLYMAVFILLFILFYPVLSGMPVDSSYVYNFLKWFNSWQLII, from the coding sequence ATGGGACTCATTCATTTTTTAGCGGCTATTGCGGCATTTTCCGTAATTATTTTATATATTTGTGATTTTAAATGGGAGATGCGTCTTATAAATTCTGTTTTTCTTCTGGTTTTTATCGGCTTGTCCTTAAGAATATTATCTGCATTTATAACAGAAGGTTATCCAGGGGATATTCAATGCTTTAAGGATTGGAGCAAAATGCTTTCAGAAGACGGCTTCAGCTCCTTTTACTCCTCCGATGCATTTACAGATTATCCGCCGGGATATATGTATGTTTTATTTATATTAGGGAAAGCAAAAGATTTTTTCAGAATAGAAACTGATGCGGCATTTACTCTTCTCATAAAAATGCCTGCTATCCTATTTGATATTTTAACATCAGTTTTTATATATAAAATTTCTGAAAAGCGAATGGATAAAAAAACCGCATGGCTTATAGGGCTTATATATGCCGTGAACCCTGCTGTTATTTTAGATAGTTCCGTATGGGGGCAGGTAGACAGTGTATACAGCTTCTTTTTAATCCTTTCTATATATTATTTAGCTTCAGATAAAATAATAAGGTCTTTCGGGCTTTTTGCCATTGCGCTCATTGTTAAGCCCCAATCCCTTATTATGTCACCTGTATATATATTCTATGTTTATAATTATATAAGAAAAAACGGCTTCAAGAAAGAAAGCATAACAAACATCATAGACGGCATTACTGTAGGCCTCTTTGTCATTGTCGGGGGAATACTTCCCTTTACAAAGGCCCTTGACGCAACAGATGTTATTGTGCAATATATAAATACCTTAAAGTCCTACCCTTATGCTTCTTTAAACGCCTTTAATTTGTATGCTGTTTTTGGGGGCAACTGGGCCAGCATCAATGATATTTTTATATTAATGCCCTATTCTTTATGGAGCATAATTTTTATTGTTTTAATCACCATAGGCTCTATAGGCCTTCTTAAAAGAAATTCCTCAAAGGGAAATTACTTCTTCGTAGGGGCTCTCTTATTTATATCTACATTTATGTTTTCCGTAAAGGTGCATGAAAGATATTTATTTACGGCTATTCCTTTCATGCTTATGGCCTATGTATATAATAAGGATAAAAGGATTTTCCTGCTTTATTTAAGCCTAAGCCTGAGCTTTTTTATAAACGTATCCGACGTTTTATATATGACCCTTAAGGGCCTTGAACAGGAGTTTCTCGAAGCGCCCATGATGATTATAGGTTTTTTAAATCTCTTTATTATTGGTTTTATGGCATATACAGCATTTTTTTCTTTTTCCGCTTCTCCTTCATTGGAAAGGTATGGCATATTAAAAGGCAGAAAGGAGGACTATACCTTCTTTAAAATTAAAAAAACAAGAGCTTTTGCTCCTTTAGGAAAAAAAGATTATATCTATATGGGAATTCTTATGTTTTTATACAGTGTAATTGCTTTTTATAATTTAGGAAACACGTATGCTCCCGAAACATTATTTAAGCTTGAAAAAGAGGAAAAAGTAGTGATAGAGCTGGAAAGCGATCAATATATTGAAAGCCTTCAATACTTTGTAGGGCTTAAGCCCGATAAGGAATTTAAAATATTCGTATCAGAAGATTATATAAATTGGGAAGAAGCCGCAAGCCTTGAGACGAAAGGCGTTTTCTCATGGAAAGATGCGGCAATAGAAAGAGAAGCCAAATACGTAGCTTTGGAAGCATCGGAAAAGGACTGCTCTTTTTTTGAAATAGCCTTAAGAGGAGAAGGACATAAGCTTATTCCCATAAGCTCTAAAGACGCTCCGGAGCTTGTGGACGAGCAAGGCATGGTTCCTGAGGTGTCTACCTATAAAAACAGCACCTATTTTGATGAAATATACCATGCAAGAACTGCTTATGAAATCATAAACGGAATAAAAATATATGAAAACACCCACCCGCCTTTAGGAAAAGCAATCATATCTGTTGGCATCCTGCTTTTCGGCATGAACCCCTTCGGCTGGCGGTTTATGGGCACACTATGCGGTGTTTTAATGGTTCCCTTTATATATTTATTTGCCAGAAATATATTTAAAAGCTCTAAATGGGCATTTTTTACGGCTTTTATATTTACCTTTGATTTTATGCACTTTGCTCAGACAAGAATTGCCACAATCGACAGCTATACCTGTATATTTATTATGGGCATGTATTATTTTATGTATCAATATTACACCATGAGCTTTTATGACACAAAGCTTTCAAAAACAATGCTTCCTCTGTTTCTTTCAGGGGTTTTTACGGGTCTTGCCATATCGGTAAAATGGCAGGGAGTATATGCCTTGGCCGGAATCGCAGTCATCTTCTTTATAACAATTTATGACCGGTTTAGAGAATATAAATATGCCAAGGAATATGGTATTGAAACTATAGAAAAAGCCTTTTTCCCAAACACCATTAAAACCTTTGCCGCCTGCGTTGTATTTTTTATTGTAGTGCCTGTTATTATATACCTGCTTTCTTATTTGTCTTATTTTAATACACCTGGCTACAGCGGCATAAAAGATATTTTAAAAAACCAGATGGATATGTTCAGCTACCATTCAGAGCTTGTTTCTACCCACCCTTACGCAAGCCCCTGGTGGCAATGGCCTGTTATGATACGACCTATTTTTTACTTTTCTAAGACCTTGCCTGACGGCCTTAAAATGGGCATAAGCTCCTTTGGAAATCCTGCCCTTTGGTGGACAGGCATCATCGCTCTTTTTTATACGATATACCTGTGGTCGGTAAAGAAAAATAAAAACGCCCTTTTCATTATGATATCCTACGGCTCCCAATTCCTTCCCTGGGTGCTTATATCAAGAACAACATATATATACCATTATTTTCCTTCAGTTATTTTTGTGGCAATGATGATTACCTATATGTTTAAGGATATCATAAATAGAAAAGACAAGCGCTTTACTCACTTATATATGGCAGTATTCATTCTTTTATTTATACTATTCTACCCTGTTCTATCGGGAATGCCCGTAGATAGTTCCTATGTATATAATTTCTTAAAATGGTTTAACAGCTGGCAGCTTATTATATAA
- a CDS encoding DNA-3-methyladenine glycosylase family protein, whose amino-acid sequence MELFFEGNKAVMTNYNSFDIEEILECGQCFRFDKLGEKNYIYVAGNRVLHIEQNIKRGIVEFYPTTEEEFKEYWLNYFDFNRNYEEIKDILKQSDDVLSEAINFAGGIRILNQDFWDCLIAFVISQNNRIPRIKQVIKNISEVYGKEIDEGYYSFPEASVFNNVTIEKLMECKTGFRAKYILDAAEKRLSGRLDEIEIRKLDTENLRKRLMEIYGVGGKVADCVLIFSLNRPEVFPTDVWIKRVMQHFYFGGKEVPIKDIHAFVKDKWGGLAGFAQQYLFHYARLNRIGGK is encoded by the coding sequence ATGGAGCTTTTTTTTGAAGGAAACAAGGCTGTAATGACGAATTATAATAGCTTTGATATAGAAGAAATTCTTGAATGCGGACAATGCTTCAGATTTGATAAGCTTGGAGAAAAAAATTACATATATGTTGCAGGAAACAGAGTTTTACATATTGAACAGAATATAAAAAGAGGGATTGTCGAATTTTATCCTACAACTGAGGAAGAATTCAAAGAATACTGGCTTAATTATTTTGATTTTAACCGTAATTACGAAGAAATAAAAGACATATTAAAACAAAGTGACGATGTTCTTTCAGAGGCCATAAACTTTGCCGGCGGCATACGCATACTGAATCAGGATTTCTGGGATTGTCTCATAGCCTTTGTAATTTCTCAAAATAATAGGATCCCTAGGATAAAACAAGTCATAAAAAACATATCCGAGGTTTACGGAAAAGAAATAGATGAAGGCTATTATTCATTTCCGGAAGCGTCGGTTTTTAATAATGTAACCATTGAGAAGCTTATGGAGTGCAAAACCGGTTTTAGGGCAAAGTATATTCTTGATGCCGCAGAAAAAAGGCTTTCGGGAAGGCTTGATGAAATAGAGATAAGAAAGCTTGATACGGAAAACTTGAGAAAAAGGCTTATGGAAATATACGGCGTAGGCGGAAAAGTAGCCGACTGCGTGCTTATTTTTTCTCTTAACCGCCCGGAGGTTTTTCCCACAGACGTTTGGATTAAAAGAGTAATGCAGCATTTTTACTTTGGGGGCAAAGAGGTTCCCATTAAGGACATACATGCCTTTGTGAAGGACAAATGGGGCGGCCTTGCAGGCTTTGCCCAGCAGTACCTTTTTCACTATGCACGGCTTAACAGAATAGGAGGCAAATAA
- a CDS encoding DUF554 domain-containing protein codes for MTGTFVNFIAILIGSGAGLLLKNGLNERIKAIITQAIGLIVLFSGMSGSISKMIQPEANTVVFILSLVIGGIIGEMLQIDKRFDSVSKSIDQKFGGGNPVSIGFMRATMLFCIGAMAIVGSIESGITGNHQTLFAKSVIDGITAVILASTYGIGVLFSALAVLIYQGSITLLSIYIEPYLTSEMIRELSIVGGILIACLGLDILGIKKLKVENFIPAIFVPIFYYLLMGVLPF; via the coding sequence GTGACCGGAACTTTTGTAAACTTTATAGCCATATTAATAGGAAGCGGAGCAGGACTTTTACTTAAAAACGGTTTAAACGAAAGAATAAAGGCAATAATAACTCAGGCGATAGGTCTTATCGTTTTGTTTTCTGGCATGTCGGGAAGCATAAGCAAGATGATACAGCCGGAAGCCAATACTGTAGTATTTATATTAAGCCTCGTCATAGGCGGAATTATCGGAGAAATGCTTCAAATCGATAAGCGGTTTGATTCCGTAAGTAAATCTATAGATCAAAAATTTGGCGGTGGAAACCCTGTATCTATAGGCTTTATGAGGGCGACGATGCTTTTTTGCATAGGGGCTATGGCAATCGTAGGCTCCATAGAAAGCGGAATAACCGGCAATCATCAAACATTATTTGCCAAATCCGTAATAGACGGAATAACGGCTGTTATATTGGCCTCTACTTACGGCATAGGTGTACTGTTTTCTGCTCTGGCTGTTTTAATATATCAGGGAAGCATAACCCTTCTTTCTATATACATAGAGCCTTATCTTACCTCAGAAATGATAAGAGAGCTTTCTATTGTAGGCGGCATACTTATAGCATGCCTTGGCCTTGATATATTGGGTATTAAGAAGCTTAAGGTTGAAAATTTCATACCGGCTATATTTGTGCCTATTTTTTATTATCTCTTAATGGGAGTATTACCATTTTAA